A single genomic interval of Heterodontus francisci isolate sHetFra1 chromosome 45, sHetFra1.hap1, whole genome shotgun sequence harbors:
- the LOC137356289 gene encoding histone H2B 7-like codes for MRAWSEISVILCLKLIAIMVDEKKTAAPSKKGAKKTQKKAPTKGSKKRRRSRRESYSIYVYKVMKQVHPDTGISSKAMSIMNSFVNDIFERIAGEASRLAHYNKRSTISSREIQTAVRLLLPGELAKHAVSEGTKAVTKYTSSK; via the coding sequence ATGCGAGCTTGGAGCGAAATTTCGGTTATTCTGTGTCTGAAGTTGATCGCGATCATGGTTGACGAGAAGAAAACAGCAGCACCTTCCaagaaaggcgccaagaaaacTCAGAAGAAGGCGCCAACGAAGGGCAGCAAGAAACGGAGAAGATCCAGGAGagaaagttactccatctacgtgtacaaagtgatgaagcaggttcaccctgacaccggcatctcctccaaggccatgagcatcatgaattcgtttgtgaatgatattttcgagcgaatcgcgggtgaggcttcccgcctggcccattacaacaaacgcagcaccatcagctcccgggagatccagaccgccgtgcgcctgctgctgcccggggagctggccaaacacgccgtgtcagaaggtacaaaggcggtcaccaagtacaccagctccaagtaa